The Streptomyces sp. NBC_00454 DNA segment GGTTCGCGGCGATCTCGAGGCCCTTGCGGGAGCCGTAGTTGGTGAAGAAGACGAAGCCGCGCTCGTCGAACTGCTTCAGCAGCACCGTGCGGGAGCTGGGACGGCCGTCGGGGGTCGCGGTCGACACGACCATCGCGTTGGGTTCGAAAACGTGCGCTTCGGCCGCATCCTGGAACCAGTGGGCAAACTGGCCCATGGGGTCCTCGGCGAGGCCCTCCTCGGCGACGAGGTGGGAGCGGTACTGCTTGCGCATGACGGCGGGGTCAAGGTGCTGATCGGTCACGCGGCCATCCTGCACCAGCAGGGCCGCGTGGAGTGTGCCGGAAGTCACGCTTCCCCGCGCCATGGGGAGCGGACAAAATCTTGGGGCCGGTCCGACGGTCCCGTACGGGTGACCATCGGCCGTGCCGGGCATCAACGGGGATGACCGCGCCGGACCGCGAATCACGCCGGGAGCCGCGCGTGTTCGCACTATTTGAGGAGCCGCCTGATGTCCGACTTCGTACCCGGGCTCGAGGGAGTCGTCGCGTTCGAGACGGAGATCGCCGAACCCGACAAGGAGGGTGGGTCTCTGCGCTACCGGGGCATCGACATCGAAGACCTGGTGGGCCACGTCTCCTTCGGGAACGTCTGGGGTCTGCTGGTCGACGGTGCCTTCAACCCGGGCCTGCCGGCCGCCGAGCCCTTCCCGATCCCTGTGCACTCCGGCGACATCCGCGTGGACGTGCAGTCCGCACTCGCCATGCTCGCCCCCGTGTGGGGTCTCAAACCGCTGCTGGACATCGACGAGCAGACCGCCCGCGACGACCTGGCGCGCGCGGCCGTGATGGCCCTGTCGTACGTGGCCCAGTCCGCCCGCGGCCAGGGCCGGCCGATGGTCCCGCAGAGCGAGATCGACAAGGCCGGGTCGGTCGTCGAGCGGTTCATGATCCGCTGGCGGGGCGAGCCCGACCCGCGCCACGTCAAGGCCGTCGACGCGTACTGGACCTCCGCCGCCGAGCACGGCATGAACGCCTCCACCTTCACCGCCCGGGTCATCGCCTCCACCGGCGCGGACGTCGCCGCGGCCCTGTCGGGCGCGGTCGGCGCCATGTCCGGGCCGCTGCACGGCGGGGCACCGTCGCGCGTCCTCGGCATGATCGAGGAGATCGAGCGCACCGGCGACGCCGTGGCCTACGTGAAGAAGGCCCTCGACAAGGGCGAGCGGCTGATGGGCTTCGGCCACCGGGTCTACCGCGCCGAGGACCCGCGCGCCCGCGTGCTGCGGCGCACCGCCAAGGAACTGGACGCCCCGCGCTACGAGGTGGCCGCCGCGCTGGAGAAGGCCGCCCTGGAGGAGCTGCACGAGCGCCGCCCCGACCGGGTGCTCGCGACCAACGTGGAGTTCTGGGCCGCGATCATGCTGGACTTCGCGGAGGTCCCGGCGCACATGTTCACCTCGATGTTCACGTGCGCCCGTACCGCCGGCTGGTCGGCGCACATCCTGGAGCAGAAGCGCACGGGCCGCCTGGTCCGTCCGTCGGCCCGCTACACCGGCCCGGCCCGGCGCAACCCGCGCGAGATCGCGGGCTACGCGGACATGGCCGAGACCGCCTGATCCAGCTGATTCGGCTGATCGGGCTGATCGGGCTCAAGGGTCCGCCGCACCACCGGCTGCCACCGCACAGGGCCGCCGCGAGCACGGGCGCCGCATCCCACCGGGGTGCGGCGCCCGCCGTGCTTCCCGGGTCGGCAGGGCCTCAGGCCAGTACCGCGTCCAGGATCCGGGCCCACTGGGCGACCACGCGGGCCCGGCGGGCGGTGTCGTCGGTGATGACGTTCGCCAGGCCCAGCCCGCGGGCCATGTCGAGCAGGCCCTGCACGGTCTCCCGTACGCCGGGTACGGACTCGTCCGCGCCCAGGAGTTCCACGGCGATGCGGTGGGTCTCACGGCCCACCCGCGCCTCCAGCTCGGCGACGCGGGGGCGCAGCTGCTCCTCGTGGGAGGCCGCGACCCACAGCTGGAGGGCGGCGCGGAACATCGGGCCGGTGTACATGTCGATGAGCGCCGCGACCACGTCGGCCCGGTCGGCCTCGGCCGCGCCGTGCGGGAACAGGTCCCGCAGGGCGGTGGAGCGTTCCTCGGCCATGTACTCGACGGCCGCCGTGAACAGCTCCTCCCGGGTGCGGAAGTGGTGCTGGGCGGCACCGCGCGAGACTCCGGCGCGCTCGGCGACCACGGCGACGGTGGAACCGGCCCAGCCCTGTTCGGCCAGGCAGGAGACGGCCGCCTCCAGCAGGTGGCGGCGGGTGACCCGACTGCGGGCCTGCTTGGGGCCGCTCGCGGGCGCGGCGGGCTGCGTCGCGGCGTCCGCCGTGGTGGCGTCCGCCGTGGTCACAGCAGCCATGACGGATCCCGGCGCTCGAAGCGGGCGGTGATGCCCTCGCGGGCCTCGGCCGAGCCGAAGTGGCGGGCGGACAGTTCGGCGAGCGCGGCGCCGTCGCGTTCCAGGGCGGCCCGTACCGGGGCCGTGACCAGCTGCTTCGTCGCGGCGAGGGCGAGCGGGCCGGCCTTGCGCAGGCCCTCCAGGACGGGGGCCAGCACCTTGTCCACGTCCTCGCCGTGCAGGGTGAGCAGGCCGATCCGGAAGGCCTCGGCGGCGTCGAAGGCCTCGGCGGTCAGGAAGTAGCGGGCGGCGGCACGCGGGTCCATGCGCGGCAGCAGCGGCGCGGAGATGACGGCCGGGACCACCCCGAGGTGGGTCTCGGTGAACGCGTACGTGGACGCGTGCCCGGCGGCGGCGATGTCGCAGACCCCGAGCAGCCCGAGGCCGCCCGCCCGGACGTGTCCGGTGACGCGGGCGACGACCGGCAGGGGCAGTTCGGCGATCTCGCGCAGCAGGGCCAGGAAATCGGCCGGTTCGCAGGGCGACTTGAGGTCGGCCCCGGCGCAGAAGGTGGTGCCGGTGTGGGTGAGGACGACCGCCCGGGCCGCCGGGTCGGCGGCCGCTGCGGCGAGAGCGGCGCGCAGCTCTTGGACGAGGCCGGCGGAGAGGGCGTTGCGGTTGGCCGGGGAGTCGAGGGTGAGCGTGGCGACGCCGGTCGCTCGCGCGGCGTGGACCAGTGGGGGCATGTCTCCTCCGGAGGGGGTGTTCGGTCGGGCGGTATCCCCTCCGGGGAGGGTATGCGGGTCGCCTGCGGCGGGGCTTCGGGGGGCCGCTGCGCGGAGCTTTCCCCTACCCGCCCTTCCACCGTTCCCCGGGCTCTGCCCGGACCCGCGCCTCAAACGCCGGCGGGGCTGGAAGGTCCAGCCCCGCAGGCGGCTAGTACGACTTGGGCAGGCCCAGCGTCTGGTGCGAGACGAAGTTGAGGATCATCTCGCGACTCACGGGGGCGATCCGGGCGACCCGGGAGGCGACGATCAGGGCGGCCAGGCCGTATTCACGGGTGAGGCCGTTGCCGCCCAAGGTGTGGACGGACTGGTCCACGGCCTTGACGCAGGCCTCGGCGGCGGCGTACTTGGCCATGTTCGCGGCCTCGCCCGCGCCCATGTCGTCGCCCGCGTCGTAGAGGCGGGCGGCCTTCTGCATCATCAGGCGGGCGAGTTCCAGCTCGATGTGCGAGGCGGCGAGGGGGTGGGCGATGGCCTGGTGGGCGCCGATGGGGTCCTTCCACACCTGGCGGGTCTTGGCGTAGTCGACCGCCCTGGCCAGTGCGTAGCGGCCCATGCCGATGGCGAAGGCGGCGGTCATGACGCGCTCGGGGTTGAGGCCGGCGAAGAGCTGGAGCAGGCCCGCGTCCTCGTCGCCCACGAGGGCTTCGGCGGGCAGCCGCACCTCGTCCAGGACCAGTTCGAACTGCTTCTCCGCGGCCTGGAGCTCCATGTCGATGGCGGAGTGGGAGAAGCCGGGGGCCTCGCGCGGGACGATGAACAGGCACGGCTTGAGCCGGCCCGTCTTCGCGTCTTCGGTGCGGCCGACGATGAGGGTGGCGTCGGCGATGTCCACACCGGAGATGAAGACCTTGCGGCCGGTCAGGATCCAGTCGTCGCCATCGCGGCGGGCCGTGGTGGTGATGCGGTGGGAGTTGGATCCGGCGTCGGGTTCGGTGATGCCGAAGGCCATGGTCCGGGTGCCGTCGGCGAGGCCGGGGAGCCAGGTCTGCTTCTGGGCCTCGGTGCCGAAGCGGGCGATGACCGTGCCGCAGATGGCGGGCGAGACCACCATCATCAGCAGCGGACAGCCGGCGGCGCCGAGCTCCTCCAGGACGATGGACAGTTCGGCGATGCCGCCGCCCCCGCCGCCGTACTCCTCGGGGAGGTTGACCCCGAGGTAGCCGAGCTTGGCGGCGTCCGCCCACAGCTCGTCGGGGTGGCGGCCCTCGCGGGCCACACGGGCGAGGTAGTCGCGGCCGTAGCGCTGCCCGAGGGCGGCGACGGCGGCGCGCAGGGCCTGGTGCTCTTCGGTTTCGAGGACAAAAGGTGCCACAACGGTGTTGCTCATGCGGACGGTTCCTCCTGGACGACGGCGAGCAGGGCGCCGAATTCGACCTGTTGGCCGGTGACGGCGTGGAGCGCGGTGAGCGTGCCGGAGGCGGGCGCGAGGATGCGGTGTTCCATCTTCATCGCCTCCAGCCAGAGCAGGGGCTGCCCGGCGGTGACGGGGCTGCCGGGGGCCAGGCCCTCGGCGACGCGGACGACGGTGCCGGGCATGGGGGCGAGCAGGGAGCCCGGTTCGGTGCGGTCCTGGGGGTCCGCGAACCGGGGTACGGGGGTCAGGGTGTGGGCGCCGAGCACCGAGTCGACGTAGACCACCGAAGCCTCGACCCCCGGGTTGTTCGAATTGTGTTTCACGTGGAACATCCGCCGGACGCCCTCGACTTCGAGGGTGACGAGCTCCGGCGTCGCGGCCAGGACCCGGACCCCGGGCCGGTCCACGAGTTCCGGGGGCCCGCTGCGGGCCGGGTGGTACAGGACCTCGTGCTCCGTCCCGCCCACCGCGTACCGGCGGCTCTGCGGCTGGGAGCGGAGGTTGCGCCAGCCGCCGAGCCGCAGGGCGAGCGGGGCGTCGGGGGCGGGGGCCGCCTCCGCGAGGGCCGCGGCCAGCGCGCAGAGGGCGGGCGCCGGGTCCTCGGGGTCGGCTTCGGTGAGGGCGGTCAGGTGGCTCTCGTAGAAGCCGGTGTCCAGGCGCGCGGCCTCGAACTCCGGGTGGCGCAGGGACCGTACGAGGAGCTCGCGGTTGGTGGTGACCCCGTGGATCCGGGCTCCGGCGAGGGCCGAGGCAAGGGCGCGGACGGCCTCGGCGCGGGTCGGGGCGTGGGCGACGACCTTGGCGAGCATCGGGTCGTAGTGGACGGAGACGGTGTCCCCGTCGGCGAACCCGGTGTCCACCCGGACCTCTCCGGGGACGGCCAGGGTGTGCAGCACCCCGGTCTGCGGGCGCCAGTCCAGGGCGGGATCCTCGGCGTACAGCCGGGCCTCGACGGCGTGGCCCGTGGCCTGCGGCGGGGTCAGCGGCAGGGCCGCGCCCTCGGCGATCCGCAGCTGGAGCGCGACGAGGTCGATCCCGAAGACGGCCTCGGTGACGGGGTGTTCCACCTGGAGGCGGGTGTTCATCTCCAGGAAGTACGGGCGTCCGTCGGCGGTGACGAGGAACTCCACGGTGCCCGCGCCCTGGTACGAGACCGCGCGCGCGGCGGCCACGGCCGCCTCGTGCAGGCTCGCGCGCAGTGCCTCGGGCAGAGCGGGCGCCGGGGCCTCCTCGATGACCTTCTGGTGGCGCCGCTGGAGGGAGCAGTCGCGGGTGCCGAGCGCCCAGACGGTGCCGTGGGAGTCGGCGAGGATCTGTACCTCGACGTGACGGCCCCGCTCCACGTAGGGCTCCGCGAAGACCTCGCCGTCGCCGAAGGCGGAACGGGCCTCGGCGCAGGCGCCCTCCAGTTCCTCCTTGAGCGCGTCCAGGTCCCGTACGACCCGCATTCCGCGGCCGCCACCGCCCGCCGCGGCCTTCAGGAGCAGCGGGAGGTCGGCCGAGGTGGCCTGCTGCGGGTCCACGGGGTCCAGGAGCGGGACCCCGGCGGCGCGCATCAGCTCCTTGGCCCGGGTCTTGGACGCCATGGCCTCGATGGCGGCGGGCGGCGGGCCGATCCAGACGAGCCCGGCGGCCTGGACCTCGCGGGCGAAGCCGGCGTTCTCGGAGAGGAACCCGTAGCCGGGGTGGACCGCGTCGGCGCCCGCCGCGAGGGCGGCCTTGATGACCAGGTCCCCGCGCAGGTAGGTGTCGGCGGGGGCCGCGCCCGGCAGCCGTACGGCGGCGTCGGCCGTGCGCACGTGCAGGGCGTCGGAGTCGGGGTCGGAGTGGACGGCGACGGTGGCCAGGCCGAGGGCGCGGGCGGTGCGGAAGACGCGGACGGCGATCTCGCCGCGGTTGGCCACGAGGACGGACTTCAGAGGCAGGGGCGGGGTCAGGGTCATCTGGGGGCTCACATCCGGAAGACGCCGAAGCCGCCACGGGCGCCCTCGACGGGGGCGTTGTGGACGGCCGACAGGCACAGGCCGAGGATCGTGCGGGTGTCGCGCGGGTCGATGACCCCGTCGTCGTACAGCCGCCCGGACAGGAACATCGGCAGGGACTCCGATTCGATCTGGGCCTCGACGAAGGCCCGCATGCCGGCGTCGGCCTCCTCGTCGTACGGCAGGCCCTTGGCGGCCGCCGACTGCCGGGACACGATGGACAGCACCCCGGCGAGCTGCGCGGGCCCCATGACGGCGGACTTCGCGCTGGGCCAGGCGAAGAGGAACCGGGGCTCGTAGGCGCGGCCGCACATGCCGTAGTGGCCGGCCCCGTAGCTGGCGCCGATGAGGACGGACAGGTGCGGGACGCGGGAGTTGGAGACCGCGTTGATCATCATCGAGCCGTGCTTGATGATGCCGCCCTGCTCGTACTCCTTGCCGACCATGTAGCCGGTGGTGTTGTGGAGGAAGAGGAGCGGGATGTCGCGCTGGTTGGCGAGCTGGATGAACTGGGCGGCCTTCTGCGACTCCGCGCTGAACAGCACCCCCTGGGCATTGGCGAGGATGCCCACCGGATAGCCGTGGAGGGTGGCCCAGCCGGTGACCAGGCTGGTGCCGTAGAGGGGCTTGAACTCGTCGAAGTCGGAGGCGTCGACGATGCGGGCGATGACCTCACGGGGGTCGAAGGGGGTCTTCAGGTCGGCCGGGACGATCCCCAGGAGCTCCTCGGGATCGTGCAGCGGCTCCTGCGCCCGGTCCGGATCGGGGTGGGCCTTGCGGTGGTTGAGGCGGGCGACGACCCGGCGGGCCTGGCGGATGGCGTCGTACTCGTCGAGGGCGTAGTAGTCGGCGAGGCCCGAGGTCCGGGCGTGCATGTCGGCTCCGCCGAGGGACTCGTCGTCGCTCTCCTCGCCGGTGGCCATCTTGACCAGCGGCGGACCGCCGAGGAACACCTTGGAACGGTCCTTGATCATGATGGTGTGGTCGGACATGCCGGGGATGTACGCGCCCCCGGCCGTGGAGTTGCCGAAGACCACGGCGACAGTGGGGATGCCCTCCGCCGAGAGCCGGGTGATGTCGCGGAAGATCGCGCCGCCCGGAATGAAGATCTCCTTCTGGGAGGGGAGATCGGCGCCGCCGGACTCGACGAGGCTGATGCAGGGCAGCCTGTTCTGGCGGGCGATCTCGTTGGCCCGCAGGGCCTTCTTGAGCGTCCACGGATTGCTCGCCCCGCCGCGCACCGTCGGATCGTTGGCGGTGATCAGGCATTCGACGCCCTCGACCGTCCCGATGCCGGTGACCATGGAGGCGCCGACGGGGTAGTCACTGCCCCAGGCGGCCAGCGGGGACAGCTCCAGGAAGGGGGTGTCCGGATCGAGCAGCAGCTCGACCCGCTCCCGCGCCAGGAGCTTGCCCCGGCCCTTGTGGCGGGCGGTGTACTTCTCCCCGCCCCCCTGGAGGGCCGCCCCGTGCGCCGCGTCGAGCTCGGCGATCCGCTCCAGGGCGGCGCTACGGGCCTGCGCGTGCTCGGGGGCGAGCGGGTCGACGGCGGTCTTGAGGCGGGTCACTGGCGGGGTCCCTCCGGGGTGGTCGCGGGCACGGTCGTCGGGGGCACAGTCGCCGGGGGCGGAGCCGCCTGGAGCAGGGATTCGGGGATGTCGAGGTGGCGGGCGCGGAGCCATTCGCCCAGCGCCTTGGCCTGGGGATCGAAGCGGTGGCCGGAGGCGACGCCGTCGCCGAGGATTCCGGTGACGGTGAAGTTGAGGGCGCGCAGGCGGGGCAGCGGATGCCGGG contains these protein-coding regions:
- a CDS encoding citrate synthase 2 codes for the protein MSDFVPGLEGVVAFETEIAEPDKEGGSLRYRGIDIEDLVGHVSFGNVWGLLVDGAFNPGLPAAEPFPIPVHSGDIRVDVQSALAMLAPVWGLKPLLDIDEQTARDDLARAAVMALSYVAQSARGQGRPMVPQSEIDKAGSVVERFMIRWRGEPDPRHVKAVDAYWTSAAEHGMNASTFTARVIASTGADVAAALSGAVGAMSGPLHGGAPSRVLGMIEEIERTGDAVAYVKKALDKGERLMGFGHRVYRAEDPRARVLRRTAKELDAPRYEVAAALEKAALEELHERRPDRVLATNVEFWAAIMLDFAEVPAHMFTSMFTCARTAGWSAHILEQKRTGRLVRPSARYTGPARRNPREIAGYADMAETA
- a CDS encoding TetR/AcrR family transcriptional regulator — protein: MAAVTTADATTADAATQPAAPASGPKQARSRVTRRHLLEAAVSCLAEQGWAGSTVAVVAERAGVSRGAAQHHFRTREELFTAAVEYMAEERSTALRDLFPHGAAEADRADVVAALIDMYTGPMFRAALQLWVAASHEEQLRPRVAELEARVGRETHRIAVELLGADESVPGVRETVQGLLDMARGLGLANVITDDTARRARVVAQWARILDAVLA
- a CDS encoding enoyl-CoA hydratase family protein — translated: MPPLVHAARATGVATLTLDSPANRNALSAGLVQELRAALAAAAADPAARAVVLTHTGTTFCAGADLKSPCEPADFLALLREIAELPLPVVARVTGHVRAGGLGLLGVCDIAAAGHASTYAFTETHLGVVPAVISAPLLPRMDPRAAARYFLTAEAFDAAEAFRIGLLTLHGEDVDKVLAPVLEGLRKAGPLALAATKQLVTAPVRAALERDGAALAELSARHFGSAEAREGITARFERRDPSWLL
- a CDS encoding acyl-CoA dehydrogenase family protein; amino-acid sequence: MSNTVVAPFVLETEEHQALRAAVAALGQRYGRDYLARVAREGRHPDELWADAAKLGYLGVNLPEEYGGGGGGIAELSIVLEELGAAGCPLLMMVVSPAICGTVIARFGTEAQKQTWLPGLADGTRTMAFGITEPDAGSNSHRITTTARRDGDDWILTGRKVFISGVDIADATLIVGRTEDAKTGRLKPCLFIVPREAPGFSHSAIDMELQAAEKQFELVLDEVRLPAEALVGDEDAGLLQLFAGLNPERVMTAAFAIGMGRYALARAVDYAKTRQVWKDPIGAHQAIAHPLAASHIELELARLMMQKAARLYDAGDDMGAGEAANMAKYAAAEACVKAVDQSVHTLGGNGLTREYGLAALIVASRVARIAPVSREMILNFVSHQTLGLPKSY
- a CDS encoding biotin carboxylase N-terminal domain-containing protein; this translates as MTLTPPLPLKSVLVANRGEIAVRVFRTARALGLATVAVHSDPDSDALHVRTADAAVRLPGAAPADTYLRGDLVIKAALAAGADAVHPGYGFLSENAGFAREVQAAGLVWIGPPPAAIEAMASKTRAKELMRAAGVPLLDPVDPQQATSADLPLLLKAAAGGGGRGMRVVRDLDALKEELEGACAEARSAFGDGEVFAEPYVERGRHVEVQILADSHGTVWALGTRDCSLQRRHQKVIEEAPAPALPEALRASLHEAAVAAARAVSYQGAGTVEFLVTADGRPYFLEMNTRLQVEHPVTEAVFGIDLVALQLRIAEGAALPLTPPQATGHAVEARLYAEDPALDWRPQTGVLHTLAVPGEVRVDTGFADGDTVSVHYDPMLAKVVAHAPTRAEAVRALASALAGARIHGVTTNRELLVRSLRHPEFEAARLDTGFYESHLTALTEADPEDPAPALCALAAALAEAAPAPDAPLALRLGGWRNLRSQPQSRRYAVGGTEHEVLYHPARSGPPELVDRPGVRVLAATPELVTLEVEGVRRMFHVKHNSNNPGVEASVVYVDSVLGAHTLTPVPRFADPQDRTEPGSLLAPMPGTVVRVAEGLAPGSPVTAGQPLLWLEAMKMEHRILAPASGTLTALHAVTGQQVEFGALLAVVQEEPSA
- a CDS encoding acyl-CoA carboxylase subunit beta; this encodes MTRLKTAVDPLAPEHAQARSAALERIAELDAAHGAALQGGGEKYTARHKGRGKLLARERVELLLDPDTPFLELSPLAAWGSDYPVGASMVTGIGTVEGVECLITANDPTVRGGASNPWTLKKALRANEIARQNRLPCISLVESGGADLPSQKEIFIPGGAIFRDITRLSAEGIPTVAVVFGNSTAGGAYIPGMSDHTIMIKDRSKVFLGGPPLVKMATGEESDDESLGGADMHARTSGLADYYALDEYDAIRQARRVVARLNHRKAHPDPDRAQEPLHDPEELLGIVPADLKTPFDPREVIARIVDASDFDEFKPLYGTSLVTGWATLHGYPVGILANAQGVLFSAESQKAAQFIQLANQRDIPLLFLHNTTGYMVGKEYEQGGIIKHGSMMINAVSNSRVPHLSVLIGASYGAGHYGMCGRAYEPRFLFAWPSAKSAVMGPAQLAGVLSIVSRQSAAAKGLPYDEEADAGMRAFVEAQIESESLPMFLSGRLYDDGVIDPRDTRTILGLCLSAVHNAPVEGARGGFGVFRM